The Lonchura striata isolate bLonStr1 chromosome 6, bLonStr1.mat, whole genome shotgun sequence nucleotide sequence AAACATGCACACCAAGAAGGGGGAATCTGAACTCTGTAAGTGCCCCAGAGCTgaggtggggttttttgccaCGTGCCAAAGTCCCTGGCTCAGCTCACAGGGCAGCAATGCTCACTGTGAGGGCAGAAGTGACACTGCTCCCTCCTGACTGGCAGCCTGACCTTCCCCTCTCTGCCACAAATCCACTCACCAGGACAACTCCAGCAACGTGTCCTCTCTGCCACAGAAAGAGCTGTTTACTCACTGGGATCTGTTCTACACACAAAAACCAGCAGCACTATCTCCATCTCCAAAGGCACGTTGCCCTGGTATTTCTATGTGGGAAGAACAGTATTTTGCACATTTTTGGGGGAGATTTCTAAGTATTTGAGACATGTTTAATGTGCACAAGACATATTTACAAGCACATAAACTCAAGGGTATGTAAATATTTCTGTCCAGACAAGCCTAGGAAAAATTCTAACAAGACTGAGTAGTGCCAACAAACACACTTAATCCTGCTCTAATAATTAGATAATTAATAAACTACACTGATATATTTTACATTAACTATACCATAAATGAATTACAGGGGAGTTCCTGCTCTCTGAACTCACTTTCTGACTCACTGATTTAAACTCATCTTATACAGAACATCAGGACCAAGCATCAAAAGCTCTTTAGCCTTGCTCATGGAATATGAATTGGAATAAATTCCACATATTGTGCATTGGTAAGTCATTAATTGTTGCTGtggaggcaggatgggaatgaaaaTGACTCTAACATCAGAAGGTAAAGAGTGAAAACCCTTATTAACAACTAGTGTTCTTCTTTTATAACCAAGGTCGCTAAGGTGAAATATGATTGGTCTCAGGTGAAAACTTTTCACACCATTGGTGCACTATGAATAGCACACGGTAGCAGAACATATCTATAAGCAACATGAACAGAAAGAGGTAACAAGTAGTTTACATTCCTCTCGgactttttcccaggcttagcctggcagaaatctctccttttctctctgactgaactgagagcATCCATAATTAATGACTACctggaactgaaaaaaaaaaaaaaaaaaaaaaaaaaaaaaggtagagaAAACAACCATCTGTTTTCCCATCTTCTCGCAAAGCCGGGAAAGACCTGCAAATACCAAGTAGAAGAAATAATTGTAAGTGTTGCTGTAATTGTACTCGAACATACTGTCGCAGTCCCTATCACCCACAAAGCTCGTGGTTTTTAACTCTCTCCCCGCCTCACAGCAAGACGCTCTTCTGAACATCAGCCAGCCCTTTATAAGAAATAAGAACCATCCATTACAACTTATTTCGCTGTCTTTCTACGGCACGATACGGCTGGGAAGCGCATGGATCACACAAGAGGTACAAAGAGCCTTGCCGCGACCTCGGTGGCGCTcgctccttccctgcagctaTTTGCAACACGTAACTCCACCCGCAAAAGGCATTAACACAAGAGCACACCAGCGAGCGCGAAGAACAAGCCTCGGTCACTGCCGGGGCAGTGCCGCTGAGGCGCAGCCGAGGGCGCGGGTCCAGACCCGGCTCCGGGCCGCCATTCCCGCGGCCGCTCCCTCAGGATCGCTCCCGGCCGGCGCCGCGCCTGACGCCGCGCGCCCGTGACGTCGCTCGCCAGTGACGTCGCTCGCCAGTGACGTCACGCAGCAATGGCGGCGCCCAGGGGCGCACGCGGAGGGTGGCGGCGGTAGCGGCAGCCGGGCCGGGGAtcccgctccgctcccctctCCGCTCCCCTCTCGGCTCCTCTCGGCCCCTCTCCGCCCCGGGGCTCCTGAGCGCGGTAAGCGCCGCGCGGGCCGCAAGGAGCAAGTGCCCGGAGCTCCCGCGTGTGGCGGCGGAGGCCGTGCTGGGCCCGCCGCGGCTCCGGTGGTTCCCGGGGCGGGAGCGCTGCGCGGCCTGCTGCGGGGATTTATCCAGCGGCTCTGCTTGTATCTCTGGAGGTGTTCCAGGAGGGACGCAGGAGGCCTGGCCTGCCTGTTGTATTTAGTTATGTTATAGTTATATTTAGTTATATTACAGTTATATtattatagttatagttatgtTTAGTTAGTTATATTATTGTATTATAGTTGTTTAGTTAgttatattatattattgtATTATAGTTGTTTAGTTGTTATAGTTGTTATAGTATATATTATAGCTGTTATAGTATTATATATTAATAGTTGTTACAGTTATATTTAGTTATTTAGCTATATTATAGTTTGTTATACTTTAGCTATATATATGCTAGCTCGAAGTAATATATAAGTAATGATACTGATataattaaagaagaaataagaatACTATATTATATCttgagaaatatattttaagaagaaaCAATTATTCCCTGGGCTCCCGTTTGCTTGAATATCAAGGTGGTCTCCAGTCCTTGTATTTGaagactctttttttttttttgcctcccttggtttctttttttagataaaaaatgaaggccagaaaaggaggaagatttAGGTCTTCCTTTAAATTGAAGCGAAAAGGCATTGAAGTAGTAGGAGAATGGAAAACCGTGCAGATTGACCCCAATCTATTTGCTGAGGAGGAGTTTCGAGATATAGTGTGCTTGGAGGAACTCACAGACTATAAGTTAGTAAGTTCTTCCAAAGTGGGGAAAgtaaaagagaagagaaaggctGAGACTGCTTCTGAAGAAGGCAATGAGGAGGTGGAAGAACCTGTTGTCcctccaaaaaggaaaaagaaaaacaaagatttGAGAAGCCAAACAGATAAAGACAATACTCATAATGCAGCAGAAATGGATGTGCTGGTTGCTAAAGAGGCAAGGTGTAATGAAATAATTGAAGAAGCTAATTGTGAAGACCATGGACCAGTGACTGAGAGCATGTCAAGCAGAAGAGACACtacaaagaagaagaaaaagaaggtaCCTAAAAACAAGGCTTTTCAAGCACAGGAAGCCCTTCCATCAGTAGCTACTTCTAAAAAAGTCAAAAACTGGACAACAGAAGTTTTATCTGCCTCAACTGATCAAAAAGCTGATGTGTCTGCATGGAAAGACCTGTTTGTACCTGAGCCAGTGTTGCAGGCGTTGAGCTACCTGGGGTTTAGTGCTCCAACTCCCATTCAAGCCTTAGCCTTGCCTTCTGCCATTCGGGATAATATGGATGTTCTTGGTGCTGCAGAAACAGGTACAAGTCTGTTTAGCTGATGGTGTATGCTGGGAGCATCcagtttcttttcttaaaaCGTAGCCTATGGTTGCAAGTTTTTATATGCAGAAGAAGCAGTTTTTCAGTATTGTAAGAGAAGAGCTTTTGTCTTTTGCATTTACAGTGTATTAGAGTTTTCAATCTTTGAAACTTACATGTTTGTAAACATTGGGATTTAGAGGTTCATAAACTTACATGGTTAAACTTACATGTTTGTAAACAATGGGGACTCCCATCTTTACAAAGCATGCAAAGCTTTGCAGTCTCAACGAGTTTCTGTGCTTTTGGCAGAAGTCTCTTTTCCTGTTTCTCAGACTGTTTCCTGTTTTGGGAATGGTAAGGTGATATTCTGCAAAAGGCAGAATTAATGAAGCAAACAGGGTCGTTTCTGCAGCAGCCAAGCACGTGCTCCCAGGTTCCCGTGGAGATAATTCATGCTGGTGTGGAGCAGTAATAAGCACTGGGCACAATGTTAAGTGTGAATATGACCCAGGTCCTACTCAGAGCAAAACGGGCCCACCCTGTGCTCTGCCCCCAGGCTTTACCTTTATGTTGTCACCAGCCCTTCTCCCTGCTTGTGCTTAAAGTGAGTTCTTACATTAATGATTTGAGGGGTAGAGTCATGTCCATCGTGTGCTCAGCTTATGCTTCAAGTATTCCTAGCCTTCATGAAATTTATTATAGCTACTTGTTTACTTAATGCTATGAAGTCTCTGAAAATTATGTTCCCTCAAACTTTGTTGGTGGTTCATAGCGTTGAACTTTTGTCTTtagcaacatttttttccccaaaacaccTAGAAATAGGAAGCACAATTAGAAGCTACCTTGGTTAAAAAGCTTCCCTTACACTGTTTTAATCTGTTCCAGTTGCTTTATCTCAGTGCTTCTATGTAAAGTCATTTACTGCTCTACAGCAAGAAGGTAACTAAGATATGCAgtcatttgcatttttattttaattagaagCTGTGTTGATACTATTAGCTTTAGTAAGATTAGAAAGCCCCCGCAGggagtgtttttaaaaatggaacTGAAAATTTAAATGATGTTTTTGTACTGCAAAAAACTGCCATTTTGGCAGCACTGGTAAGCAAATTCCTCTCTAGCTGCAGAATGGAAAGCAGGGTTGTTGGCAGGCTGTGTTGTTGCTTTATAATTTTGTATAACCCTGAGGTAGTAGGAATGTGTTTTGCTCATTTATCTTTCATGAGTGAAATCCAGATTCTCTCCAGAGAGTCCATGGGATCATTGTATTTCTGTAGAAACTTAGGAGATGTGGACAGCTGCCTTCAGGAAGTGCTGCAGTTGGGAGAGGTTGAAACTCTCTAGTTCTTTTTTCTGCATCCTGCAGCACCTCTTAGCATTGGGCCTGAGGGAGGAATATGCAAAGTTAAAAAACTAATAATATTTTCTAGTAGCAACATTGGGAAGACTGGGAGGATTTTGATAAGGCAGTAGATCTATATGCAGATCAGACAAAGGGAATGTCAAGGCTTGTTTTTGCAGTGGGTCTAacctttgctgttcatttctgTGTAGAACTAGTAAAGTTTCTGGTTAAGGAGTTAAATCTGTGTGAAATCATACAATATGAAACTGTTTAAAAGAGCACAAATTGGCTTGAACTGTAGTACCAAGATATTCCTTCCTCCTGGTTTTGCACGCCTGTCTGTGCTATGTGGTTTGTGTGTTATAAAGATAACATGCCCTGTGAGGTGATAATTTGTTTAATTTGTGAGTGAATCTAGTGCCTGTGGAATAATCCTGATTAGCACAACCATAATCTGTCTGGGTGCAGTACTGACATTGGCACCAGCAAACTGCATTATGTTTAATTCAAAATCAGTGGTGGTCTTCACCTTAAAAAGAGATATTCTGTATTTCCAGAACTTTATTGTGTAAGTGTTCTAAATGCAGGTTATAAACATTTTCTGCTTCAAGTGCAGGTAGAAGTTATAAAATACCTCCCAGCCATGCAGAAAGGTGGATAAGTAGATACAAGACTTTGCAGCAGCGGTGGCCAGGATGTTGACACTAGTCTGTACTAACTCATACTAAGGTTCTTCCCTTAAACAGGCAAAAATCTGTGTTGCTAGGCAAACCTTTACAGCTTTTTGATATGGAAGGAACTGAGATGAGGTTTGCAGAGGACTGCTTTCCAGCAGTGGCCTGTTACAGACATGGTGTAATAGTGTCTTGTACTCTGGATGCTGCTTTTATGATTAGTGAACTGCTACATCTGAAAAGCTTAGCTGGAGTGGATGTGCTACCATGCTTTTCCCAATGTCTTTATTACTGGACAGGTAGCTCAGAAGGGAATATGTGGCAGGGATGTAACTTGCAGTTAGTACAGTGAACCCTTTTGACAAGCCTTGTCTTTCCAAAGTGGATTCTCTCTTTTAAATTAGATGTATATATTCTGATGGTAAAAATATGACCCAGAGCTAGATCAGGAAATTAGACAGCggaatatttcaaaatacagtaTCTTGGAAAGTTGTAAATACAGGACTATAAATTGAAGATGAAAGCTAATCCTTCAAGTGCATTCCAGTTTGTCCTTGGCCTCATTTGCTATTCCTTTATTTGGAGAATGTTCATTAGAACTTTCAGTTAGGGCATGGTATTTTCCTTATGGGCATacagttctttaaaaatatcttgacTGCAACtgcagctttttaaaaacacttttagaaaaaataaatatgcctGACTTGCTAGAGATTGGAAAAATACCTGTTCCCCAGGAACAGGGAAATGGAGATGTATAAAAGGGAGCAGGAGAAAAGATGCTACTGCTGCAAGTTTCTGGTCTTCTAAAGATCATGAGTCTGCAACTGTTACTGTGTGTTTTAAGAACAGTGTGTGATTGGTTGTTTCTTTTCTCATCTTTTCAAATAAATGACTTGTCAGTCTGTGTTAttattcttgtttgttttttttttttaggaagtgGCAAAACACTTGCATTTGCAATTCCGATGATTCACTCTGTGCTGCAGTGGCAAAAATCAAATAACTCAACAACCAGAAATGACAGTGTTTCTAAAGAGTCCCATCAGCATCATGATGAACCAAGATgggaagatgaggatgaagcAGAAAAACTAACCCATCAGCAGGCTGAAGATAGTGGAGATGAAGATGATGCATCTTTCACAACAGGCTGTGTGAAGGTGCTGGAAAATGTTGAATTTGATTGTAATGATGAGACACATACTGGTGACTCCAATAAAAAAAGACCTCTTTTAGGACTGGTCCTTACTCCTACAAGAGAATTGGCTGTACAAGTAAAGCACCACATAGATGCAGTTGCGAAGTTTACAGGTATGTAAATCCCACAGGCCATGTTCCACAGCCAGATTAGACTGTTTTTTGATCATGGCATTGGTGTTGAGCCAGAACGTGTGCCACACTTGCTTCCACAAAAATCATAAAATTTGTATGGCTTTTTTGCCATAAATATTTAGGGTAGAGGTCTGACTTAACTCCAGCAGGAGTCAAGCCACAGAAATGTTACTGAGTAACATGCCTGAGAAAAGCAATTCTcccctcttcctttccttccaaaCCAGAAGTCAGTACATCTGTTAAGTGAGTGAGTGAGGACATGAAACTGTTGAAGACAGAATTTGCCCCAATTCTCTCCACTTCTTCAGTACCAGtaattgtttatttattaaagaGGATATGTAGTGCAACACACTACTTTTAAGCCCATCTTCCTTTGGTGTCTGTATGTCCTGCTGTGCTCATCAGTCTGCATCTGATTACAAGGCTTATTTTAACTGCTAGGCTGAAATAATCAATTTATGTCAAACAGTTCTGATAGGAGCAGTGCTATTTATGTATAAAAATCTGCTGCCCAAGTGATAATATAGTtactgcagcaggagaggcGATATTTTGATGTGGACTTTTTATTGCCTCAAGCtcactttgggaaaaaaaaagtgctttagTGTTTCACAAGTAATCCAGAAGAGAGATCAGTGGAAGCTTGGATATTGGAAGGGTCTTGCACAGTAGCATTGAGTTTAGCATGGGCCAGTGTATTCTTGGAAGAAATAGGGTGAAATAAGCCATGTGTGGAGTCTGCTTCCAAAGATAAACTCCTTTTAGTACCTCTGCAAACTACTTAAAGCTAGCGTGGTCTGTGCTACTGTGCAAGAATCCATAATCAGGTAGGAGCATACTTGGAAGGATTATTCCATAGCAAATAAGCAGCTTTTTAGCAAGACAAGCATTTCTCAGTCTTAATTCTTGAAAGGATCTTCTGGTTATTCTTAACAGGAATATGTTTGTTCATGCAAATATAATTGACAAAACACGAGACACTAAAATACGTGGAAACAAAACTAACACCTATGAATGTGATTCTTCATGCTGTTTAAGACCTGTGCACTAATTCTTGGCATCTAACTATAATGAggatttttctgtaaaattgaGTGCATTTCTGTATTCTCAGTGTTACATAAAATCCCTGAAGTTCCTGGCCAAAATGCTTGTTGAAAGTTGCAGTGTAGACTGTTTGAAGCACATGAagtagatatatatatatataaacattcACTGGTTAATTAGTGAAATAAAATCTGTTATCTCTATGTTCTAGGTATTAAGACTGCAATCCTAGTAGGAGGCATGGCTGCGCAGAAGCAAGAACGTGTACTGAATCGAAAGCCAGAAATTGTAATTGCAACCCCAGGCCGTCTGTGGGAGTTAGTTAAAGAGAGACACCCACATCTTTCAAATCTTCGTCAGCTCAGGTAAAGGTGCCTTTTCAGATAACTGCTGGATACTGAACTGGGCAGCCCTGCATACTGATTAGGTTTACTAACAGATTAAATAATTCAGACTACAGAAGATCACCTATTTCTGTGTCAGTGTTTTATTGAAATACAGATTGGTTATTTTGATGGAGGGAAATGGCAGCTAAAAACAGTAGTAAAAACCtgatttttcaaaaggaaatgcAGAAGGCTACTGTTGCTGCCCCAGCATACCTGGTGTTACTTATGGTTTTATATGCATAACATCCTTTATGTGTTTGGCAGGAAAAGTTGTTCTTAAATGTATCAGGTTTGTATTTAGCTGCACAAGTGTATTTTTACTGTGTGTTTTCTGTTTGACAGGTGCCTTGTGATTGATGAAGCAGACCGAATGGTTGAGAAAGGTCACTTCTTAGAGCTGTCTCAGTTGCTGGAAATCTTAAATGATTCACAGTATAATCCTCGACGACagacttttgttttttctgccaCTTTGACTTTAGTCCATCAGACTCCCACAAGAGTTTTACAAAAAAAGAATGCTAAAAAGATGGACAAGAAGACCAAACTAGAATTGTTAATGGAAAAAGTAGGAATAAGGGGCAAACCCAAAGTAATAGACTTAACAAGGAAAGAGGCTACTGTTGAGACACTGACAGAAACCAGAATCCACTGTAACACAAATGAGAAGGATTATTATCTCTATTACTTTCTTCTCCAGTATCCAGGAAGAACCATGGTCTTTGCAAACAGCATAGACTGTGTAAAACGCCTCAGTTCTCTCCTCACAATCTTAAATTGTGATCCTCTTCCTTTGCATGCCAACATGCACcaaaagcaaaggctgaaaaacCTGGAAAGGTTTGCTGAGCGAGAGAGGTGAGTTGATTTTCAACTTCCtagtagagaaaaaaaagaaattgcataAAGGGTGATGGTGAGGGGAAACAGCTCTGTTAGAATAGGAGCAGGTTGGGGAAGTTCACTGAGGGTGAGAGTCCCCTGTTCATGAGCCCAAGATATTAATGATTAAGGATAAGATTTCACAGTTAAGGTGATGAACTGGAGCAAGTTCGGTGGAAGGCATCAAGATACTCAAGAAGCACTGGCTCtgcaggagaagaggctgaagGGACTGGGTGTTTTTATTACCtgggaaaagtattttttaggGAGCTAATGGCAGCCCTCTAACACCATAAAAGAAGGTTATCCAGAAGAAGAAGCCAGTGCTGCTTGATGAGAGGATGAGAGGTAATGGGTGCAAGTTGAAATGAGATTCAGGCTAGATATGAGAAAGTTTTTTGTCTGTGAGGACAGTTGAGCATGGGAACAGGCTGCTTGTCTTGGAGGCTTTTTGAGGCTCAGTTGGATaaaagccctgagcaacctgatccagTCTTGCAGCTCATCCTGCTTTGAGGAGGAGATGTTACTAGAGACCTCCTGAGGTCCACCAGAAACTGAAATAGCCTGTGGTCCAGGAGCTTGTTGCTGCTGAAGGAGCTGTCACTCACCTGGTTTTCAGACATTTTTTAGAGctgtcctgcacagctctgcccaagTCTTGGCTCTGCAGCTCGTTTGAGCCTCTGTAAGTTATTGAATCTCCCTAAACCATCAGAAAACTAACCACTTATTACTCATTTGCAGGTTTAATTATATCAATTAGTATCTCAAGAGTTGAAGTATCTTTGAGCAGTGCAGAAGAAAGGACAGTTGTGCCTTTCAGCAGTACTGAGCAGTCAGGGCTTACCCAAGCAGACCTGTTCTGCCATTGTAGGAAATGTTGTTTTGGGTTGTCTTTGGCATGGCCTTTGGGAGGAGAGTTTTAGTGTCATTACTTCCATAGTCCAGAAGCTTCACAGTTTAGTCCTGCTGTGAACTGCTGCATGCTGTCTGGGAGTTTGTACCTTGTTAATAGATCCAGGCATGGAGAAGAGAGGTTGAATTGCtgtgatggagctgcagcatctcTTGGCAAATGTATTGATAGCATTTGCATAGGTCAGGTGAAGTGTTTCAGAGACTGCAGATTTTCAAGGCAGGAAAGAAATCTATGAGACCATCTCCCATGGCATTCTGCAGATTACAAGCTGTAGAATTTTCTGTTGTTATTTCTGCTTTGAACCTTTTAGCAGTAGAATATGCAGTCAGATGCCATAAAATCTTAACAAATTTCCATTACCTAAAATTTACTAATTTCAGTTGCTGGgagatgtttttaaaacaaactgtTCCATATCCTGGGGAGACATTTGTCTCTGTAGAGACTGCTTGTataaaagaacatttttgttTATCTTGTCTAGGGATAAGGAGAAATAGTAATTGTTAGAACAGAACTCCCCCTTTATTTCTAGGTTTTACTATACTGAAAGTGTATTTGAGTGCACATTGGTAGAAGATACTTCACCCCAAAAACTGTTACTTAAATAGATAATGTTAATTATGCGATTTTTCTTAACTGGTAAAACTTCTAATAACATGTCTGTACTGCCAGAGGATCAACTGTGTTGTTAATGGTGTGGACAAAGTAAGCtaaagaaattctttaaaacCTGGACAGTGCACTGAAAAGTGTAAAGCAGGGGCACATACTGCCCCTTCCTGATTGAATAGCAAATTTTTCTAGCATTCTTGTGAACTgaaaaatataggaaaatagGATCCAGCAAGGTAGtgcatttatttattgaaaacAGAATAGACCTGCTGAAGGCAACACTTGCGTTTTAAATTTTACTTAGAGTAAATTATTGTTTCAAGACCGCCCTTGAGGTACGGTGGGTATTGTTTCTGTAGGGGCAAACAGAATACATATGTCCTACAGATTATACAGTATAAACCTGTTTCTTAAACTTCTGTGGTGGAATTCTAGGTTGCTGTATTTTATGTTCCTTGGCAAATTATTTGCTCTTCAATTTTATGTTCACTAAATTCTGTCACTTTCTCAGCTGTGTCCTCCTGACAACAGATGTTGCAGCTCGTGGTCTTGATATTCCTAATGTCCAGCATGTCATCCACTACCAGGTTaagcatttttaatgtttttctttttcctgttttgatttTATATGAGTTTTTGCTGACCCAAATCCTGAACACCGTAAAGCTGTAATTCTTGGTCCCATATACAGTATAGTCCCAAGTATAGAGATTAAATCATTTAACTGTCCTTAGTGCTTTGTAAAGATCTCATTTCTGCAGTGACTGACTGCAATGGGTAGCACTTTATGAATGTGTGATTACATGTCAGAAATGACATAATAGATATGATCCTCCTTGCTTTTTGCTTACCTTTTATATCCAAAGGAAATTACTCAGCCTTATAACTCTTCTCTGAGGACACATAAAATGTTTTCCTGCTTTGCAAGTGAAATGACAGAGGGTCAGAAGTTAGGAGAGACTCACAAAAAATTACGCAAGGAAAAATTCTGGATCAGAGAACACAAAGTGTGTCCTGACATCATCTTTTACGTTATTTTCATCTGTGTTATGTGCGATGTACTGTGTGTAAAACCCAAAATTCTTTGGCAGCCTCTTGTGCAAGGCACGgcaggctgctggcagctggccTGGCCTGGCATGGCTCTGGTTTTGCAGGTCCCTCGCACCTCGGAGCTGTACGTGCACAGAAGTGGCCGAACGGCCCGAGCCGCCAATGAAGGCCTCAGCCTGCTGCTGATCGGCCCCGAGGACCTGATCAATTTTCGGAAAATCTATAAAACATTGGAGAAGAGTGAAGAGCTGCCATTTTTCCCAGTTGATGCCAAGTGCATGACTTCTATTAaggtaaaaaaataactttttgcaGCCCAAGTAGTTGCTTGCTTATTTATATTACTGATATGATATTGCCTGTCATGTTCATTCCAGGTTTCAGATGAAATTTACTCTTGAGGATTATAAAATTAGGTTAATTgcactttatatttttttaagcaatatcTATTATTTCTTGTCAATAACTGGCCCAAGAAATTCATTCAAATATAAGCATCACTTGTGTTTTTCCAGAAACAGTATAGGGAAGTGGCTATGTTTTGTAGGTGTGTAGCTGGGATGGCTCTGCTATGTACATTGTTTAAAGCTTCTTATGTTAGGAACAGACTAGAGAACAGTATCAGGTTCAGGGATATTCAGTGCTCTTCACCCACCTCTTCCCATCTGAAGttgtgagttgtctgattttgtAAAAGTTCTTGTACTGTGAGGCCACAACTGCCACTGAACCCTGTCAAACTGAGTGTGTTTCTCTTTCCTAGGTTATTGCCCATTTCAAAGAGGATTCAGTCATTCTCTAACTCACAAGATAGGCAATGGTTAGAATTTACAAAACTGCTTTAGAAAGCATCTAGTCACTGCAGATTTTCTACTTCTTTAATAGGAGACTATTTCATGTCAGCATTCTCTTAGCAGTTTGGATGGTCAGTAATACACAAATGGGACATATTTAAGTACTagattttaaagaaatccaGCTGGGGTAGAAATTTCTGACTGTTGCACAGTCACTGAGAACAGGGAAGAGTGCAAGCAGTCAGATAATGCAGCAGGTATCTTCCTCGTGGTATTTTGATTTAGGCTTACCTACTTGGATTGGACTGAGCCCAGGGTCTACCCCAGTGGCAACAGCAGTATCTTCACTTTGGGAATAATGACAGAAGTTTCAAAAGCCAGCAAATATTGCTGCAAATAGggtatttctttcagaaaattcagctttctgaaagaggagagaaaatcaaataaatactTTGATGGATTGATTTTCTTCTTGGTAGTAATGAAGAGAATCTGATTTCCACCCCATCTCCCTCACTAACCCCTTCTACCTACTAAATGTTTCTAGTTACTGAGAGAAATCTGTTATTTTGAAGAGTGTTGCTTCACAGGTTCATTCTGTGTTTCTTGATGAGTAGTTGTTGGCTCTTATGCTCTATCAATTCATGggcaaataaatattatttctatGCTTCCCTTTTCCTGTCACCATCTCAGAATG carries:
- the DDX24 gene encoding ATP-dependent RNA helicase DDX24; the protein is MKARKGGRFRSSFKLKRKGIEVVGEWKTVQIDPNLFAEEEFRDIVCLEELTDYKLVSSSKVGKVKEKRKAETASEEGNEEVEEPVVPPKRKKKNKDLRSQTDKDNTHNAAEMDVLVAKEARCNEIIEEANCEDHGPVTESMSSRRDTTKKKKKKVPKNKAFQAQEALPSVATSKKVKNWTTEVLSASTDQKADVSAWKDLFVPEPVLQALSYLGFSAPTPIQALALPSAIRDNMDVLGAAETGSGKTLAFAIPMIHSVLQWQKSNNSTTRNDSVSKESHQHHDEPRWEDEDEAEKLTHQQAEDSGDEDDASFTTGCVKVLENVEFDCNDETHTGDSNKKRPLLGLVLTPTRELAVQVKHHIDAVAKFTGIKTAILVGGMAAQKQERVLNRKPEIVIATPGRLWELVKERHPHLSNLRQLRCLVIDEADRMVEKGHFLELSQLLEILNDSQYNPRRQTFVFSATLTLVHQTPTRVLQKKNAKKMDKKTKLELLMEKVGIRGKPKVIDLTRKEATVETLTETRIHCNTNEKDYYLYYFLLQYPGRTMVFANSIDCVKRLSSLLTILNCDPLPLHANMHQKQRLKNLERFAERESCVLLTTDVAARGLDIPNVQHVIHYQVPRTSELYVHRSGRTARAANEGLSLLLIGPEDLINFRKIYKTLEKSEELPFFPVDAKCMTSIKERMNLARQIEKAEFFNSRAKQHNSWLQQAAEALEMDLDDDMLMGKKASEQEESQKQKMLKGMKKQLKHMLSQPLFKVLMKTKYPTQSGKLLLPQTSEGISALGAMSKKQAKKKKSIK